In a genomic window of Halalkalicoccus sp. CG83:
- a CDS encoding short-chain fatty acid transporter — translation MGQAVANWSERWVPSPFLFAIILTLIAYVVAIALTPDGPLENVINWYDGFWVLLEFAMQMVLILVTGYVVADSRQVSSLLNRVASIPDSGPQAAALVAAVAMVAGYFHWGVGLIIGAIFAVFVARAGLQRGMTFHYPLLCACGYTSQVIWHVGPSTSAGLLSATEGHVFEDVIGVVPLSESVFTVYAFGIALLVFLTVVPLMYLLAPEEEHAVGIDEYAPGLVEAGEGGVGAGAETGGDERAADGGTAQRMPADRLDDSRLVSYLVGAGMFVYIVQHFATAGVGEALDINVFNFLFIAIGLFLYGTPTAYVEAIRGATESAAGIILQFPFYAGILGIIDNSGLSELMAEALLDIATPTTFPVLAWILGGIMNFFVPSGGGEWGIIGGIVGETAVELGVAPGQAIIAYGTGDMWTNMFQPFWAIPLLGITRVRARDILGYTLIVMVVLTPVFTLGLYFLPY, via the coding sequence ATGGGGCAGGCGGTAGCCAACTGGTCGGAACGATGGGTGCCGAGCCCGTTCCTCTTCGCGATCATCCTCACCCTCATCGCGTACGTGGTGGCGATCGCACTCACACCCGACGGCCCCCTCGAGAACGTCATCAACTGGTACGACGGATTCTGGGTCCTGCTCGAGTTCGCGATGCAGATGGTGTTGATCCTCGTCACGGGCTACGTCGTCGCCGATTCGAGGCAGGTGAGCAGCCTGCTCAACCGGGTCGCGTCGATCCCCGACAGCGGACCGCAGGCGGCCGCGCTCGTCGCGGCGGTCGCGATGGTCGCCGGCTACTTCCACTGGGGGGTCGGGCTGATCATCGGCGCGATCTTCGCGGTCTTCGTCGCCCGGGCCGGCCTCCAGCGCGGCATGACGTTTCACTATCCGCTGCTCTGTGCCTGTGGCTACACCAGCCAGGTGATCTGGCACGTCGGGCCGTCGACGAGCGCGGGGCTGCTCTCGGCGACCGAGGGCCACGTCTTCGAGGACGTCATCGGCGTCGTCCCGCTCTCCGAGAGCGTCTTCACCGTCTACGCCTTCGGAATCGCGCTTCTGGTGTTCCTCACGGTGGTGCCGCTGATGTACCTCCTCGCGCCCGAGGAGGAGCACGCGGTCGGCATCGACGAGTACGCGCCCGGACTGGTCGAGGCGGGCGAAGGCGGGGTCGGAGCCGGAGCCGAGACCGGGGGCGACGAGCGGGCGGCCGACGGGGGGACCGCCCAGCGGATGCCCGCCGATCGACTCGACGACAGCCGGCTGGTCTCCTACCTCGTCGGCGCCGGCATGTTCGTCTACATCGTCCAGCACTTCGCGACCGCCGGCGTCGGCGAGGCGCTCGACATCAACGTCTTCAATTTCCTGTTCATCGCGATCGGACTGTTCCTCTACGGGACGCCGACGGCCTACGTTGAGGCGATTCGCGGCGCGACCGAGAGCGCCGCGGGCATCATCCTGCAGTTTCCCTTCTACGCGGGCATTCTCGGTATCATCGATAACTCGGGACTCTCGGAGCTGATGGCCGAGGCGTTGCTCGACATCGCGACGCCGACGACGTTCCCGGTGTTGGCGTGGATCCTCGGGGGGATCATGAACTTCTTCGTCCCCAGCGGCGGCGGCGAGTGGGGCATCATCGGCGGCATCGTCGGCGAGACCGCCGTCGAACTCGGGGTCGCACCCGGCCAGGCGATCATCGCCTACGGCACCGGCGACATGTGGACGAACATGTTCCAGCCGTTCTGGGCGATCCCCCTTCTCGGCATCACGCGGGTCAGGGCGCGAGACATCCTGGGCTATACGCTGATCGTCATGGTCGTGCTCACCCCGGTGTTCACGCTCGGGCTCTACTTCCTGCCGTACTGA
- a CDS encoding ester cyclase has product MNGMATTLCFTMPPSEEVHGQEGHKSYGHGFRKTFPDLEVTADRIVTEDDTVAVRYPWRGTHRGELVGIEPTGKRVEGTGMVVVRFEDGRCGKTGSSMTRLACSSSSVVSNRPVSNSPFLSAARDRVVHEVGKTPAFREQRKPIASRFIRQTYSTFWFLPSYFDIWQTRPP; this is encoded by the coding sequence ATGAACGGTATGGCGACGACTCTGTGCTTCACGATGCCTCCCTCCGAGGAAGTTCACGGTCAGGAAGGTCACAAGTCGTACGGTCATGGGTTCCGGAAGACCTTCCCCGACCTAGAGGTGACCGCCGACCGGATCGTCACCGAGGACGATACGGTCGCGGTCAGATACCCGTGGCGTGGCACCCACCGAGGGGAACTCGTGGGTATCGAACCCACCGGAAAACGAGTTGAGGGGACTGGAATGGTGGTCGTCCGTTTCGAGGACGGAAGGTGCGGGAAGACTGGATCATCGATGACTCGCTTGGCCTGCTCCAGCAGCTCGGTGGTATCGAACCGCCCGGTGAGTAATTCGCCGTTCCTTTCTGCGGCAAGGGACCGCGTTGTTCATGAGGTTGGCAAAACGCCCGCGTTCCGGGAGCAGCGTAAACCCATTGCTAGCAGATTCATCCGTCAAACGTACTCTACTTTTTGGTTTCTGCCGTCGTATTTCGATATATGGCAAACGAGACCGCCATAG
- a CDS encoding SDR family NAD(P)-dependent oxidoreductase gives MDLDGRTALVTGASGGIGREIALAFAESGANVALVARSDGIEGTAELIDDPERALPVRGDVTDESSVREAIDRTVDEFGGLDCLVNNAGIAGPTAPVEEVSLEEWERTMRVNVTGMFLTAKHAVSHLRESDRASVINVSSISGKRPLEGRTPYTASKTAVIGLTRTLAFELGEDDVTVNAICPGATSGPRIDRVIEAQAESLGVSFEEAKRRVFTDDAALGELVEPEDVAAMATFLASEHARHVTAQDLNVDGGTAWY, from the coding sequence ATGGATCTGGACGGACGGACGGCGCTCGTCACCGGCGCCAGCGGGGGAATCGGCCGCGAGATCGCGCTCGCGTTCGCCGAGTCGGGGGCGAACGTCGCGCTGGTCGCCAGAAGCGACGGGATCGAGGGGACCGCGGAGCTGATCGACGACCCCGAACGGGCGCTCCCGGTCAGGGGCGACGTCACCGACGAGTCGTCGGTCCGCGAGGCGATCGATCGCACCGTCGACGAGTTCGGCGGCCTCGACTGTCTGGTCAACAACGCCGGCATCGCGGGGCCGACGGCGCCGGTCGAGGAGGTCTCGCTCGAGGAGTGGGAGCGGACCATGCGAGTCAACGTCACCGGCATGTTCCTGACGGCGAAACACGCCGTATCGCACCTTCGCGAGAGCGACCGTGCGAGCGTGATCAACGTCTCCTCGATCAGCGGGAAGCGCCCTCTCGAGGGCCGCACTCCGTACACGGCGTCGAAGACGGCGGTGATCGGCCTGACCCGAACTCTGGCGTTCGAACTCGGCGAGGACGACGTCACGGTGAACGCGATCTGTCCGGGCGCGACCAGCGGACCGCGGATCGATCGGGTGATCGAGGCGCAGGCCGAGTCGCTCGGCGTGAGCTTCGAGGAGGCGAAACGGCGCGTGTTCACCGACGACGCCGCGCTCGGCGAGCTCGTCGAGCCCGAGGACGTCGCGGCGATGGCGACGTTTCTCGCGAGCGAGCACGCGCGACACGTCACCGCCCAGGATCTCAACGTCGACGGCGGAACGGCCTGGTACTAG